A single genomic interval of Suncus etruscus isolate mSunEtr1 chromosome 12, mSunEtr1.pri.cur, whole genome shotgun sequence harbors:
- the ZC3H8 gene encoding zinc finger CCCH domain-containing protein 8, with amino-acid sequence MDFENLFSKPPNPALGKKPATDSAERIHDEIDDTEVEETQEETIKWDIKLGCGHMPKKLRHSRNSAASQKNLLHRKSKSKDYLPDSDNESLGKDSEDNFAKALQQYIQAKEMANAAQELPVPEDSMKKGPSKETQNAAKKKNKNLKSVQKNGKQKKMKRKRPGGGEEGPNALPSKRVPRDQEGRPEEKPQHVKLSPGFIKQHTVERKGKQICKYFLVRKCIKGDQCKFDHDAELEKKKQMCKFYVQGYCTKGENCLFLHNEYPCKFYHTGAKCYQGDNCKFSHAPLTEETQELLAKVLDSEKKSS; translated from the exons ATGGATTTTGAGAATCTTTTCTCCAAACCCCCCAACCCGGCCCTTGGCAAAAAGCCAGCCACGGACTCTGCCGAAAG AATCCATGATGAAATAGATGATACGGAAGTTGAAGAAACACAAGAAGAGACAATAAAATGGGACATAAAACTGGGATGTGGTCATATGCCCAAAAAA CTTCGGCATTCCAGAAACTCTGCTGCCTCACAAAAGAATTTACTCCATAGAAAATCAAAAAGTAAGGACTATTTGCCAGATAGTGACAATGAGTCACTCGGTAAAGACTCAGAAGATAATTTTGCTAAAGCTCTTCAGCAGTATATTCAAGCTAAAGAAATGGCCAATGCTGCCCAGGAATTACCAGTTCCTGAAGATTCCATGAAGAAAGGTCCATCAAAGGAAACGCAGAATG CAgcgaaaaaaaagaataaaaaccttaAATCTGTTCAAAAGAATGGGAAGCAGAAGAAAATGAAGCGGAAACGGCCTGGTGGTGGGGAAGAAGGACCCAATGCTCTTCCAAGCAAGCGAGTTCCTCGGGACCAG GAAGGCAGACCCGAGGAGAAGCCACAACATGTGAAACTGAGTCCAGGATTCATCAAGCAACACACAGTGGAACGCAAGGGAAAACAGATTTGTAAATACTTTCTTGTGAGGAAGTGTATTAAG GGAGACCAGTGTAAATTTGATCATGATGCAGAGCTagagaagaaaaagcaaatgtgTAAATTTTATGTACAAGGATATTGTACCAAAGGCGAAAACTGTTTATTTTTACACA ATGAATATCCTTGCAAGTTTTACCATACAGGAGCAAAATGTTATCAGGGAGACAATTGCAAGTTTTCTCATGCTCCGCTGACTGAAGAGACACAGGAACTGTTGGCAAAA GTTTTAGATTCGGAAAAGAAGTCATCATGA